The region TCGCGCAATTTGGTCAGCACGCCCCGCTCGTGCAATGCGGCGGCAAGCGCACGCGCCTTGTCCCAGCTGGGGCGCCTGAACGGCAAGTCGTCGATGGTGTTATACGGGATCATGTTCAGCACCGCATATTTCCCCTTCAGCAGGTCGACGATGCCATCCATCTCGTCGTCGCCATCGTTGACGCCTTCCATCAGGGTCCATTGATATTGCACCGGATAGCCGGTCAGGCGCGCATACGACTCGCCGAAGTCCACCAGTTCGCGCGGGGAGAGCCTGGGCGCGCGCGGCAGCAGCTGCTCGCGCAAGTCCTGTTTGGTCGTGTGCAGCGACAGCGCCAGCGCGGGCTTCACCCGTCCCTGCGGCAGGCGCTCGAAGGCGCGCGGGTCGCCCACGGTGGAAAACACGAGGTTCTTGTGGCCGATATTGCCCTCGGTGCCCAGCAACTCGATCGCTTCCATCACATTATTCAGGTTATGCGCCGGTTCGCCCATGCCCATGAAGACGACCTTCTTCACGGGGCGCAGCG is a window of Janthinobacterium sp. 1_2014MBL_MicDiv DNA encoding:
- a CDS encoding RNA methyltransferase — translated: MQIDHLRQRLRALGAKPLHEQRVLRDWIQAQPHDQGRRRAEDFLPLPVRLALPALDLELQGMLKLLSTHPGADGSARLLVGLHDGQTVESVLLPRDGLCVSSQVGCAVGCQFCMTGRDGLIRQVTSGEIVAQVVLARTLRPVKKVVFMGMGEPAHNLNNVMEAIELLGTEGNIGHKNLVFSTVGDPRAFERLPQGRVKPALALSLHTTKQDLREQLLPRAPRLSPRELVDFGESYARLTGYPVQYQWTLMEGVNDGDDEMDGIVDLLKGKYAVLNMIPYNTIDDLPFRRPSWDKARALAAALHERGVLTKLRDSAGQDVEGGCGQLRAREAKGKVIPIRAGVTA